GGAATAAGAGAAATAAAGATTAAAATCCACCTTTTTTCTTCTGTTGTTTTGCTTTTTGATTTTCAATACATTTGTCCAAAcagtctttttctttttttcaaaacaGAACAACAACCAAAGGAAATCAAAACTAAAAAATCCTCCCCCCTTTTTTACAATATTTTGCTTGACTTTAGCCATTTTACAAGTTTTTTATTACTACTTTTGCTATTTTTTTTTGTCTTGCTTGTTTGCTTTACTTTTTGCAAGGTATGGAAGTGACTAGTGGGGTTGTCAGAGGCAAGTGGCACCGAAAGTTGAGGCTAGGGTTAGGTTttcccttcttcttttttttttttttctaatttgggcTATATTATTGGGCTAgggatttttatatattttttttaattttgggtttgggTAGTTGGGTTAATTTAGATGGATGTGGGCTGATTGAGGTTTGGGTAAGTTAggtggttttttttttgttgtaaatgagtttaatttgtggtaggccaaaattggcctgcAACAGccttattggcatgccaatcgtatcctaaGCTTTTACTAAGTTCAAATAGGCATCAATTACATATATTTCAATATCATGCCTATACTTAATCATTTTCATACATTTATGCCCTATAGTTATCCACATGTTTCAATTTATTGCCAAACTActaatatatcactatataatcaaacatatatatatataaatcaaactaAATGCAAGTATACATATCACACAAGATGAGTTAGTAAGTTCCAAGTGAACTTACCTATTCAAAACACCAAAACGAGTGAATTCTTTAAAGACTAAttcgaaattttggcatttcccTTATTAGCTCCACTTTGATTCAAATCTTGATCTTTACAATTATTTTATACAACCCGTCAATACTAAACATTTTCATACCATTTTATTATATGCATGAtcctatataattttatttttcgatttccttcatattttacattttattcaatttagtccctgaacttggaatagacataactttcaatttttaGCTTCagattaaaattcaatttcatatattCTCATTAAGGACcttataatttctatttttaacattattttatgaCAAGTTTTACATttgttcaatttggtcctaatgtagcaaaattaacaaacaaGCTAAgttaactttacaatttagtccttttcataatctaagcttaatACCTATCAATTTCAAGTTTAATTCTTCAATAAATTAACAATGACaactttctaaaactttaacaatttcacaaattggtaaatgagctagctaaataaacctCCCATgacctaaaatctataaaatttataagaaaatgacttaattttcCTTACCTATTTATGGCCGAAAGCTTCAAAAGCTTGGGAGGTTTTATTTTGCTTCAAAAATGGTGGATGACTAAGGTGGAGAaggaagatgactatttttcTCTTGCTTTCCACCAAAATTTAGTATTTATatgttaattaaagtttaattaatttaactaattaCTAATCATGCTTAATATATTTAACATAACCACTCACTAACTCCTATTTGAAAATGATTTATTTACCATATTGGACCTTtggctaattaccatataaatccTCAAGTCTTTAGCTAAGTAAAACTCCatagcttttacaatttagtctttgggCCTTATTTAACTATTAATTCGACAAAATTACTCAATCAATcttcaatatattttcatattatctcTGTAAATATTCATATCTAATATTTATGGGCTCGATTGATGAAAATGAGATTCTAAAATCGCATTTTCTAGTACCACTGAAAATCGAGTAGTTACACAAGAAATTGCCTAATGCCACATGGATTGTGAGACGAAAGTTCTAGCTCTGTGACACATGAAAGATGTTCAAATTCAAAAGCgaagataaaagaaaaaaaagaagatgaGAAATCATTGTTCCCATTGTTAGTTCATGCCCTGTTATAAAAGTTAAAACTTCTTTTTAGTAACCATTTTAGAATGACAAAGTAATAGTGTGAAAGCAATGTtgtgaaattttttgaaaaaactcttagaaagaaaagaaaacaattaattttttcttttcgTAAATTTATTGGTTCATTTTTTGCCATTGCCTTTGTGTTAGCCTTGAAACTTCCTTCCCAACTTTCTCCCTTGATTGATGCCGCACCAAGTTAGAGCATTATCAAAGTTGCATATAACACCATAAGAAGAGCTTTTGAAGTTTTTTTATGATACCAATTTAAActtgttgataaataaaatatagagggtatcatgcatatttaagaGTGAGTGAAGCAGCAGTACATTTCAAGCCAAGACCATCACcccaaaattgaaaaataaaaataaagaatctGTTAGATTCTCAACTGTACGACCATCCTAACCAAGCAAGGTTGACAACGATCCTCTGCGGACAAGGTGATCCAATCATTGAGCTACCAAAACAATAATCAAGCTCTGATCACACAATCTTGATTGTTTAACTAGACTTGGAATCCTGTCTCCTTAGGAGTTAAGGATACAGATGTACTAGCCTGTAGAACAGATCCTATTCAAATAGACCCGATCATAGGTCTGCCCGAAAAGTAAGAggttttgggtaaaaatataggctcgaaaaataattTGGACAGAAAATAGTGCCTGTTTTCTAAATGTGTTGGCCTTGGGTAGAATTTTTCTGGCCCGAGCCTGGCCCAAATATGTTGTTTTCTTACTGTTTCGCTATTATTTCATtgctattttgctaccattttgctattatattgctattatattgttgatattgtttgaatattgtataactactctattattgttaattttgttattattttagagacatttactTACTAAGTTGTAACTATCTTagtatatttgatgtattatattttttatataaaaataatataaacgaACTAAGTTGGGctcgaatttaaaatttttaatttggatcaaacttaaaaaaaattttaaacacatTTTTCGAGGATCTAAAATTTTGTATCATTTGAACCTGAACCTGGTCGTGAATGAAGGCGGTTCCTCTTCAGCTTTTAGTTCTCACTCAATTACCGTTTCGTTAGATTTTTCTTCTCCGTGTACAGTGTTAGTGTAGTGTCCGACACGCGTCTTCCATACTCCCTTGCTGCCACAATGATTGGATCCACTcacatttttattaaattattttattccgGCTATTACAATATTTTGACTACTACAGTATTTATGGATTATTAGCCTGTTGCACGCTTTCCTCGTAGTTTTCagcaataaaataatttattaggagCAAATATAAATTAACTCTATGCACCCAAATATATGAGAAAGCCGCTCAGCACTccaaaatggactaaattgagtaatcTCATTTGCTTTTAGTTTCTTTTAGACTGAAATTGGTACCCAAACTTATTACCGAGGTTTTCATCTCCTCTTTATTAAGCACAGtaaacagtaaaaaaaaaaaagaaaaagaagcccaATATGTATAGTAGGCTGTGGACTTAATTAAGTATATATAATGTTTCCTTTATTCCACTTATTTTTCCCTAACTCCAAATTTTCATGCCAGATTAGATCATCTTCTTCGACTTTGCAGAATCCTTCGTCCCATGCTTCTGcatcacatattcatagaaataAGCAGTCATATTAAGTATCCTTAATAATTCAGAAAAGATTTGTACATGTATATTTACATGTAAGAGAGAGATTTATTTTCAATAATACAAAATTAGAATATTTTTCATAATTATTCTTTTAActtttatatgattaatattttaataatttaattgttatattcttgTTTCATTTATGTAGAATCATAAACATcaaattttgaataaattaaaaatatctaACTATTTATCTTATAAAAAAACTTTCGATCTTTAAATAAATGTtaataaagaaaattttatggatTAATATGATAGAGATATCATAACCATTAATAATTTACATGTATGACAAAAgtaatatatattgataaatttaataattgaattattaaaatattaatatgataaaaatcaCTTTTAATTTTACAGTAATATATGCATATTTCTAGTATATAAATTTAGCAGAAAAGTTGGAAAATGAATACTACCTTCCAAGCATCATAATTGTGGCCTGAGGATTAGTCCCCGGGGAGAAACTAAAGGTAGAGGCATCTATAACCCTGAGTTGATCCAATCCAAGGACCTTGTAATCCCTATCAACAACCTTCCTAATTTGGCACCCTCCATGGTAATGCCAAAACGTCATCACAGTGTCTATGCAATATTGTTCCAAGGAAGTTGTCGCATTGGGATTTCTTGGTCTCAGGTTCGCTGCCCTGTTCACCGTCATATTTATAAGATCTTGTGTTGTCATGTTTCTAAAACGAAGTCTGGACAACGAATCGGAATTTACGACGTTGATGATGGTTTGCATGCCACTGACGCACCTCCTTAAGTCCACTGCTGCCTGGAAGTAGTTGAACCTTAGCTTAGGGTTGTCACTTACATTTGTGTTTTGAAGCTCAAGATAACCCTTTGAGATTGGACCGAAGATGGTCTGTACGAGAAACGCTTGATTTGTAGTTGAATTGGCCATTGCTTCTTGTGATGGGTTGGAGCTTTGTGGCTGAGCGCCACCGGAACCAGAAAGGTCAGAAAGATCAAAGCCGTTGAAGGATTCAAAGTAGTTACTGGTTTTGTTGATGCCCACAACTGTAATTAGGGAGAGAGGGATGTGCGTTGGGTAAGGAATTAAAAGACCGTTTGATGGTTTATCAGCCATCTCTCGGCCTACCATAGGCTGGTCTAACACCACTTTGATGCCCAGTGACCGAAGCCTAGCAGCGGGACCAATGCCGCTCAGCATTAGCAATTGTGGACTGCCAATCGCACCTGCCGACAATATGATCTCACTGCGATTGTTCGACTCATGTTTCGAGTATGCAATGTGCCTTCCTCCATTTGCATCGTAAAATATAACCCCATCAGCTTTTGGTCTCTGTCCATCTGCGACATGAATTTATAATATAATGATGATATTAACTAGTGAATATATGAATTTCATGATTATCATTTTAATTCAAAGTGtacttataattattaattttaaaagattttctTTTATATCTaagataatattattatttgaaaattacaacttacttatcattataattaaatgaatattacaccgatataaatatataatttaataactaagtcAACTAGAATGGATTTATATCAAACCTAACAATAGTGAAATTTGAGCATGAGATCTCAAAGTTggacttcaacttctttttctGCCTATTTTCTTATTTAAACAAACAAAATAATAAGTTTGAAttctaatataaatatatatttggcATTAACTCtgtaaaccaaaaattatatttgGCATTagtaataaaatctaaaataaatatatatagttaataatcaaattataaatacattttcatcatcttatatttggataaatattttaaatttataataataatttaattgttaatatagtaaataattaaaggtacttaatttattaattaaactcgtacttttatatattatagatTATAGACAAATAAATGGTTGTTTTATATAAGTAATAATTTTTtaggaaaatagataaaatactTAGATGAGACTCTTAATTTAttatctttaattttaaaatagtgaaattgagTTGATATATATGGATAAACATAAATATAatctttaatattaatataaatataaaaatagggTATATTATAGTTtgagtttcccaaagtttttaattttatattcttttggcctttcaaattttaaaattttattccttAGAGAATTTGTAATTTTGTATGCTAATGTTAAcaattttagtttaaatttaattgattttattaatttaatatgtttatgggttaatatttgATGCATTAAtcctatttaattttatatactaTTAACAAACTAAATGATACAATATCATTAGAAATAAATTTAAGTGGTTTTAGTTTTAATTatcttttcaattaattaaatgaataatttacATTAATTGTgattgtaacacctcaaaattatttaaatagaaaaaaatgCTATTTTAGGAAAGAATAAGTATATTGAATGTGAAATACGTATTTGGAAAGGATGATTATTTAAATTGATAAGGATTAAAGTGTGATTTTTTGAAATTTGGAGGACTAAAAATGTAAATGTACCATTTTAGGAAAATggcaaaaatttaagaaatatattttttttatgaatgtGATATGGGTATGTATTGATATATGGAGTTGGAAAATTGAGATatgtactaaattgaataaagtagaaaattacaaggactaaattgcaaatttcTCATTTTTATGGAGGAGGGCCCTAGATGtaaatttatcattattaatatatttttggaGACATAATGATGAGAAAAAAATTTTCATGCTATGAGGTGTAAAGGAGAGAAAAATAATGGTAATTAAGCATGAATGTGTTGAAATATGATTGGTTGATAAGATAAGGATGAAAttgacagaaaaagaaaagagtggAATTATCTACAATTGGGGAAGGTGGAACCGGCAGCAGcaataaaaggaaaagaaagaaagaaaggaaaataaaaggaaagaaaaaggtttccATGATTTTTTCTTGAATTCTATATTAAAAGTATAGATCAATTTCATCATCTAGAGTGTTATGAGATCATTTTCTATCATAGAAACCATTTAATTGAAAAAAGAAAGTGAAGCAAAGAGCTTATGAAAGTGATGAGAAAGTAAAGGAGAAAGGTATGATTTTCTCAAGATTTTCATGTTATTTGGAAGTAATATCATGTAGAGATTATACTGAAAACATGATATTGATTATGTTTCATATATTTAAGTATGAAGAGAAAGAAGTTGacaaagggaaaaaggaaacttTGGATTGAAATAGTTGAATTTAAGTGAAGAAAATAGCAACTACTTAATTGAATTTATGTTTGCTTAACTTAATTTAGATATTTgagtatttaaatttaatataaaataattaagtaaaatattaatttgaaagTATACTAGAAGTTATGTGATTAAGTTAAATTATTgtaagaattatgtttaaatataagTAAGAcataaatgttaaatttataagtatgataaattaatatatttatgaaATAGAATATGATTATGATTATTGAGTATGAATATTGAATTTAATagtgaatatatatacataaaagcatgttagtaaaataGGAGAAAAAAGAATTTACATGTGCATATGTATTAAAaagaaaatacataaaaattagTATAAGCTTTAAGAATTAATACaagttaaatataataatttgaatGATGACAAGTATGATATATGATATATAATATGCTTTTTGGTGTAACGAGGGACTGGGGATTTGGTTGGGAAAAGAGTTGGTGAAACATGGGTATCAACGGGTTGAAGGAGATTTGGAGTTTTGTTAATGTTTTGTTTATGTTTATGTTCTTCAGAACATCGTGTTCTGATTAGAGTCGAGACTTTTGTTATCAGAGTTTCATTAAAGGTTAAGAGTTCTGTTTTGGCTAGGACTCTAGGAGTTTTATTATTGAAATTCTGATTACAATCACAatttgttaatgatacatgtgacaTATGTGAACACATGTGAAACTATATGATTAAATGATAGAAATGAATAATGAATTTAATCAAATGATTTATGAAttgaatgtaaaataaataaattaagataATGTTATTAGATAGTATAAgaaacttattaatttattttagtttaaattatttaattatgtttaaataaatgaaTGATAAGCTATTGAATTTAATTAGGTACTTATTAAGCTCTATGAGCTTAATGTGTTTGTTTCTAAATGCGTAAGTGAAAGATaagttctaaaaaaaaaatcaaagaagcCTCAAGTTTCCAGTTCAAGCCGTTTGGTATATAAATTTTGGACCTTAATTTATCATGTATTTAGGCTTCATAGTAATAATTGTGAATTATATATAAATgataatattttatgttataaattACTACCATTATAATGAAACAAGAATAAGTTTAAGTTGTCAGTTTAATGTTTAAATGTAATATCTTTTACTCATATAGGTGAAGAGTGTTTTAGTGATATTGATATTGATGCTTTTCATTATGTGCCCAAAGAAGTCAACtctcaaattttacattttatctttttaatgcatataattttatatttttattttataatttaaaattattttatgtctattttaattattttacttaatagtattaatttttaataataaaactttagttgatataaaaatttaaatgagtCGAGAGGGTTGAGCCTTTGCCTGCCTTTTAACTTTCTCTTTGTAGgttgaatatttaaaattaaaatatgatgttaaatttaatctttaacaattataaattatcattttgttttttaattaaatttaattaaaaataaagattaaattaataaaataattaaatattgaggattaaattttacattaaaaACAAATGAAGTTTTTGGGATAAGAAAGGATTAaacaattaaagtaaataaataaataaataaataaaaggttgAGTACCTTTAGTGGTAAATGTGATCTTGTGCACAACAGCATGCAAGTAAACCTTAATCATGGTTGGATTAGCATACTCAAGCAAATCAGCGGCAGTATGTCGATTCCCATTTTTATCAAAAAGGGTTCCACTAGTTTTAGTCCCATTTAGATGAGCAAACGTAAATCCATTATCGGGCAGAACCCCAACTTCAAGCAACCCATTTCTCACAGCGGTTTGCCATTGAAACGCACGCGGCTTGTACACTATCTTCTTTTCAACCCACTCGTAAGACTCATTTGCTAATGCTTCATCTATACCTGCTTCTTTTAGGAAGAGTGTCTCGGCACGCGAGTAAAACCCTCCATTAATGACTGTTCCGCCGCCAAGAACGCGTGCTCGGTTGCCGGGAACTCTGTCCTCCGATATGAATGATTGAGAGATTGAGTTGGGAGAGTCGTCGGTTAGAGTGGAGATGAAGTTTTCCATCCTAATCTTGGTGGTGTTGGTGTAGGGCGATCCCCCTCTTTCCAAGACTAAAACTTTTGCATCTCGTGTCGACAATGTTGCCGCCAATGGACAACCGGCCGTCCCTCCGCCGATGACTATGTAGTCGTAGAATGAGACTTCTGGTGCTGAGGTTGCTTCTTGGATAAAACTATATTTTGGAGCTgcaaatgcatatatatatatatatatatatatttatatttaattcatatatataagaaaaaaaCAATACATATAAACCTAAATTGATGTCAATTTATATATAGATAACAAAAGTTTGCTTGAAAGCAACGCCTAAATATTTTAGATTGCATGCGATCACTTTAATTGACAAATGTAACTTCATAATTATTGAGATTTTACTAGGCATTTCACTATGAGAAAAAGTGACGATATGCTTTTCTTCAAATTTAGTACCTTTCTCTGCATAATTGAGGCCATGGAAGTTAGCAAATACAACTATAAAAACAAGTGCAAGAAACCTCCGTGAGTACTTCAAAcccatagatatatatatatatatatatatatatttatgattttGCCTCTAAgagttttctttttcctttttgatAGTTTATGTCACTATATAACAAACTATTTTCTCCTTAAATGTCCAACCCCTACAAGCTCTGCTTCTTATAGGTGTATTCATTTGCAGTTAACGTATGCCtacctttattattattagttttacttggaaaaattggattaaaattttgAAGGTGTGGTTTTGTATTAACATATATTAGGAGGGAATTCGGATATCTTTTTAGAGAAGAAATTGagttatataattttatgagaattaaaatgtaattttaataatatagtgatatatattttatagttttaaaatgattaaattaaaatttatcattaaatttattatttatttatttaaaattttaaaatttcagaacTTAAAACACAATTTTCCATTTGGGTCCCTATTTGCCTCACCCTTAGCGCTGTATCTaatgataatttaaaattaaaattgagatGAAATTGGAGTTATGCGTGTGGGGATGTTTGGTAGTAGTTTTTAATTTATCAAtaacatttttattaaaaacaaaaacGAAGAAATACAGTCCATGATTTCAGAAAACCGTCTATTAGGAAACACAAGGAtcgaaaaaaaaacaattaatgaACAGAAGAAAACTCTTCAATTACTCTCAGACTTTTAATATATGTAAAGCTATAATACTATCAGCACATGAAAGAATTACATGAGCATCATGTAAATATCTAATTTTGTCTCTATTGAATCACCGTGACTAATTATGAATGCATCATTCAGGCAcaacacaaacataccatttcttCAGTATGACACTATGCAAACTACCAATGCATCTCCGAATGTGTCAAAATCtatataaaatgaattattaacatataaatttatataacCTACATGAACTACAATACGACctttatttcaattcaaaaatttaattacaattttaattataatattaacttATAATAAATGTAAGTGTAATGACTGTAGGAAAATtcgattttatattaaattttttaaatcaaGCCATTTTGAGAAACTAAACCAAGTGGTTTTAGGGAATGAGTACGGTAGTGGATTTAGATGTCATTAATTAGAGTTATTAAGTGAATAAATTAAAGGGTTTAGTAAGTAAGGCTTAAGAAATAAATTGTAAAGTTGGTAAAATTAGTGGGGTCAATGTGAGAATAAAAAAGTATGATTTAGAGAGCTAGAGGTCCTTAAGTAGCAATTTGACCATGCCTATGTCAACAAATAATCCTTTTTGTAAAATCAATTGGAGGGAAAATTTTCTTCTCTTAGGTTGTTGAGACCCAAAGTATAAAAATCTACTTGAAAATATAAATTAGTAGATAGCAGCAATGTCATATCCATAGAGACCGTACTAACTTTATTTCTTAAATAAAAACAAGTAAAGTAGATATGATCGAGGGTTTTTAGAAAATcaaaaactaaatttaaattaaaaacttaGTAAAGAAACTAATAATAATGTAGGATTTGTTTGGTACTGATGGAAGCAATTGGTACTTGTGTGTATCATTGGGGTTTGTGCACGTATATACATTTTGGCAGTTTTGTGCGTTATTGTGGAGTGTTAGGGGAAACACAATTATATGTATTGGAGCTTTTAGGTCTATTTGGAACTTGTGAGTAACAATATGGAGTGTTAGATGTTAATCCGTGATTCTGTGCTTGTATCCATATTGGGTTAATAGAGGCTgtaatttttgtaacaccccatacccgactcGATTGTCGGGTTTGAGCTATGGAATGTCATGACCATTATCAATGAAACTAATGTCACATAAATATTATACAACCATTTACACGTGCAATTAAGTATAAATCACATTAACATTAAGGTACATAATTATTTTTGGGTCCCACACGAGCTTACAAAAGCCCTTTTGCTAACCTTAAAGTAAATTTGGGCCATattgtaaagtttttaaaatatcAGGCCGACATCACAACTTCATGGTTCCTACATTGCGACATGGCCAACTTAGTGAGTCACGTCGTGATTTTGGGTATATTGACGTCGTGATGTCACTCACTATCGGTCTATGTTGTAACGCCCTAGTCTGACAGGTGCAATGCTGGCTCGAAGCCTTGAAAATAGTTTGTTTCAGCAAGGTAGTGTCCGTCCAAGTGTTTCTTTGGTGTATAGGATGGGCGCATCCCACCATAAGTGTGGGTTATTAATGTTTGATCTCTAAGATAATCGATTTAGCATGTCAGCCAAGAaataatataacaccccaaactcggcttggacgttatggtcgaatctaacgaagtcacattgaagtgtttttcgtaaagtgagATATCGTTTAAAAACTCGTTTTATATTTAACCTTTTTGTGATCTTAACGATGATTTTGGGATGTcttgttcattttcaaaatgtaAGTCGTTCGGAAAAAAGTTAATCATATTGAAacgttattaatttttaaaatgttatttctTGCTGAAACTCTTAAAACAAGTTACATATccgtggtatttttgaaaaacatttatctctTTGAAAGCCCGCgtcttttcctactgctagcagttataaatcaaagcaaataaaaatcccaaattaaaaataaaatccaaagaggccattattacagtaaaataccccaaaaattaaatagaaatcaTAAAATACTATTTAAAATTTGATAGATTGTGTGGCCTCCTTTGAGTCCTCCGTTGCACCAATTCGCCTATGTttgggattacctgtacagttaaaataggagggtgagtttacgaaaattcagtgtgtaatcccatataagcaaacagtcaAAAAACAAGcacagtctaggcctaagccctttttagtagcagtgacaatatcagtttgggctttagtccatctcaatacagaaacagtcatgcgtttgggccttggcccattacagtaacaataaTCAGTGCAGTAACAGTTTAAACAGTAtataagtcctacccatccagcctctacactccaactccgtctaaccctacactccatgtggggatataatcaacccacccatccctacactccaaaaagtaCCGAAAGCGATACTATACAGTAATATGCAGCTGGGATGCCAGTAATTTAGGCTCGAAGCccttcagtacacttcctccgatcagtataaacccatccccatgcaattcATTATacaatcatgtcatgtcatatcatagaatcatacatgtatccattacaGTTTAAATAGAATGCTAAAATACGgtcatacatgtatatatatacatcacataggggcaaaatagtcatcttaccatataaaggcaaaatagtcattttatcatatataggggatctaggtaaacttaccgacccaacagtaagtCTACAGTTGTCTcaagtgacccgtgcaaccttaacagtcaaatagtaaaaatgggcccacgacccaaattacgggcccatgtgggctcacacactcgtgtggcccacacagcccataaTGGCCTTGGTCCTGTgtattacacagcctggcccaataatttcCACTAgtccgtgtggtttacctgtgtgggCCTACATGCCCGTGGGGCTCAC
The Gossypium arboreum isolate Shixiya-1 chromosome 10, ASM2569848v2, whole genome shotgun sequence genome window above contains:
- the LOC108488693 gene encoding protein HOTHEAD-like isoform X1; this encodes MGLKYSRRFLALVFIVVFANFHGLNYAEKAPKYSFIQEATSAPEVSFYDYIVIGGGTAGCPLAATLSTRDAKVLVLERGGSPYTNTTKIRMENFISTLTDDSPNSISQSFISEDRVPGNRARVLGGGTVINGGFYSRAETLFLKEAGIDEALANESYEWVEKKIVYKPRAFQWQTAVRNGLLEVGVLPDNGFTFAHLNGTKTSGTLFDKNGNRHTAADLLEYANPTMIKVYLHAVVHKITFTTKDGQRPKADGVIFYDANGGRHIAYSKHESNNRSEIILSAGAIGSPQLLMLSGIGPAARLRSLGIKVVLDQPMVGREMADKPSNGLLIPYPTHIPLSLITVVGINKTSNYFESFNGFDLSDLSGSGGAQPQSSNPSQEAMANSTTNQAFLVQTIFGPISKGYLELQNTNVSDNPKLRFNYFQAAVDLRRCVSGMQTIINVVNSDSLSRLRFRNMTTQDLINMTVNRAANLRPRNPNATTSLEQYCIDTVMTFWHYHGGCQIRKVVDRDYKVLGLDQLRVIDASTFSFSPGTNPQATIMMLGRSMGRRILQSRRR
- the LOC108488693 gene encoding protein HOTHEAD-like isoform X2, which codes for MGLKYSRRFLALVFIVVFANFHGLNYAEKAPKYSFIQEATSAPEVSFYDYIVIGGGTAGCPLAATLSTRDAKVLVLERGGSPYTNTTKIRMENFISTLTDDSPNSISQSFISEDRVPGNRARVLGGGTVINGGFYSRAETLFLKEAGIDEALANESYEWVEKKIVYKPRAFQWQTAVRNGLLEVGVLPDNGFTFAHLNGTKTSGTLFDKNGNRHTAADLLEYANPTMIKVYLHAVVHKITFTTKDGQRPKADGVIFYDANGGRHIAYSKHESNNRSEIILSAGAIGSPQLLMLSGIGPAARLRSLGIKVVLDQPMVGREMADKPSNGLLIPYPTHIPLSLITVVGINKTSNYFESFNGFDLSDLSGSGGAQPQSSNPSQEAMANSTTNQAFLVQTIFGPISKGYLELQNTNVSDNPKLRFNYFQAAVDLRRCVSGMQTIINVVNSDSLSRLRFRNMTTQDLINMTVNRAANLRPRNPNATTSLEQYCIDTVMTFWHYHGGCQIRKVVDRDYKVLGLDQLRVIDASTFSFSPGTNPQATIMMLGR